One region of Bacterioplanoides sp. SCSIO 12839 genomic DNA includes:
- a CDS encoding sigma-70 family RNA polymerase sigma factor has product MPSPSSGESGFDKLYQEHHEWLVRWISQRAPSSEHARDLAQDTFLRLLNRPAVPDVLHSPRAWLAKIAGNLAVDQLRRQRLEKNYLELLAALPEAEHPSPEFQLELLQILDQIDRLLDGLRPVEKTAFLMARLDGMAYKAIAAELDVSLSSVEKYIAKAMLCCYNATYGEA; this is encoded by the coding sequence GTGCCGAGTCCTTCATCCGGAGAGTCCGGATTTGACAAACTGTATCAGGAGCACCATGAATGGTTGGTGCGTTGGATAAGCCAACGTGCACCAAGCTCCGAACACGCTAGGGATTTGGCACAAGATACATTTCTGCGTTTGCTTAATCGTCCTGCTGTGCCGGATGTGCTGCACAGCCCGCGTGCCTGGCTGGCGAAAATTGCTGGTAATCTGGCGGTTGACCAGCTGCGCCGACAGCGGCTGGAAAAAAACTATCTCGAGTTGCTGGCCGCTCTTCCTGAGGCCGAGCATCCATCACCTGAATTTCAACTGGAGCTGCTGCAGATTCTGGATCAGATTGATCGTCTGTTGGATGGTTTGCGTCCGGTTGAGAAAACCGCATTTTTGATGGCACGTCTGGATGGTATGGCTTACAAGGCTATCGCTGCCGAACTGGATGTGAGTTTGTCATCCGTCGAAAAATACATCGCTAAAGCCATGTTGTGTTGTTATAACGCCACCTATGGTGAAGCTTAA
- the exbD gene encoding TonB system transport protein ExbD yields MAFNLSDNAGDELLEQHDINVTPFIDVMLVLLIIFMVAAPLATVSVPVNLPTSEAPKQPAENKPLYLTVQKDLTLTLGEKQQVSHEQLATALQAQTSGPDQTIFLRADRKLEYGELMEVMNLLGKAGYHKVALVGLEQLQTDNTTP; encoded by the coding sequence ATGGCATTTAATCTGAGCGACAATGCTGGCGATGAATTACTCGAACAGCACGATATCAACGTCACCCCCTTTATTGATGTGATGCTGGTATTGCTGATCATCTTTATGGTGGCGGCGCCACTGGCGACGGTGAGTGTGCCGGTCAATTTACCCACTAGCGAAGCCCCCAAACAGCCTGCGGAAAATAAACCTTTGTATCTCACGGTACAAAAAGATCTGACCCTGACGCTGGGTGAAAAACAGCAAGTCAGCCACGAGCAATTAGCTACCGCATTGCAGGCGCAAACTAGTGGCCCGGATCAGACCATTTTTCTGCGGGCTGATCGTAAACTGGAATACGGTGAGCTGATGGAAGTGATGAATCTGCTTGGGAAAGCCGGATACCACAAGGTGGCGCTGGTCGGTCTGGAGCAGCTACAAACGGACAACACCACACCATGA
- the exbB gene encoding tonB-system energizer ExbB, giving the protein MITRALLLTWLLTLNNLCLSAAAETEVTPASGAVVAGVVVAEQPDTEVSDPAAESTTANIKDSAFAGHDLSPWGMYQAADVVVKTVMIGLLVASLLTWAVWLFKTVQLKSARRKSTRLLQQLTQAGSFAQALTTTGSDKQYGNSLLLVQATQHELNLSAAGPTSDDGLKERVAARLERVQASLTSAMNQGTGILATIGSVAPFVGLFGTVWGIMNSFIGIAQTQTTNLAVVAPGIAEALLATAIGLVAAIPAVVIYNHFSRAIAVYRAQQADIVTAVLILISRDLDRDHPQARTLNAELNSLQEAG; this is encoded by the coding sequence ATGATAACCCGCGCCCTGTTGCTGACCTGGCTGCTGACTCTCAATAATCTGTGTTTGTCCGCAGCAGCAGAGACTGAGGTAACTCCAGCCTCAGGGGCTGTTGTAGCTGGAGTTGTTGTAGCCGAGCAACCTGATACTGAGGTCTCAGACCCTGCCGCAGAATCAACAACGGCAAACATCAAAGACTCTGCCTTTGCCGGACACGACTTATCACCCTGGGGGATGTATCAGGCTGCCGATGTGGTGGTAAAAACCGTGATGATTGGTTTGTTAGTGGCATCCCTGCTGACCTGGGCGGTGTGGTTATTCAAAACCGTGCAACTGAAATCAGCACGCCGTAAAAGCACGCGACTACTGCAACAACTGACACAGGCAGGCAGTTTTGCCCAGGCGCTGACAACAACCGGTTCAGACAAGCAGTATGGTAATAGCCTGCTGCTGGTACAGGCCACACAACATGAGCTGAATCTGTCCGCCGCAGGCCCAACCTCTGACGACGGTTTAAAAGAACGCGTAGCGGCTCGCCTGGAACGGGTACAGGCGTCGCTGACCAGCGCTATGAATCAGGGTACCGGAATTCTTGCCACCATTGGCTCGGTGGCTCCGTTTGTGGGTTTATTTGGTACCGTATGGGGAATTATGAACAGCTTTATTGGTATTGCCCAAACCCAGACCACCAATCTTGCGGTGGTTGCTCCGGGTATTGCTGAAGCTCTGTTGGCAACCGCAATTGGTCTGGTTGCCGCCATTCCTGCGGTTGTTATTTATAACCATTTTTCCCGTGCGATTGCGGTCTACCGCGCTCAACAAGCTGATATCGTCACAGCCGTGTTGATTCTGATCAGCCGTGACCTGGATCGTGATCACCCTCAGGCCAGAACACTTAATGCTGAATTAAACAGCCTTCAGGAAGCTGGCTGA
- a CDS encoding FecR domain-containing protein has product MVNETQATAVQAVPESVVRQAIAWRIRLGSDDVDESDVLACDHWRRSDTTHELAWQRLDHMEAPLKQVKAPGLTKTLMQTDADCRRLSRRQALRNLGGGVLSVVALGLMAQHQGVWQRLRADFSSGAERSQFTLSDRSELWLNNHSAVELDFNDKHRQIRLTRGEMHLVSAIDPRPLEIELPQAVLQAQHGQFTVRRDAEHSLLQVNQGQVAMHHKYTGQSTHIQAGQVMRLFEHNVEAVDAGRFDYGAWVNGVLAVRDMPLSELLGELARYRNGYLRCDPALADFLVSGVYQLRDTDLVLQTLARSAAAEVTYLTPWWVNITPRQVS; this is encoded by the coding sequence ATGGTCAATGAAACACAGGCAACGGCTGTGCAAGCCGTACCGGAATCGGTTGTCCGTCAGGCCATTGCCTGGCGCATTCGTCTCGGGTCTGATGACGTGGATGAATCAGATGTACTGGCTTGTGATCATTGGCGCCGCTCCGATACAACGCACGAATTGGCCTGGCAACGGCTTGATCACATGGAAGCGCCATTGAAGCAAGTCAAAGCTCCTGGTCTGACAAAAACCCTGATGCAAACGGATGCTGATTGTCGTCGTTTGAGCCGTCGTCAGGCACTGCGCAATCTTGGCGGCGGTGTGCTCAGTGTGGTGGCTTTAGGGTTGATGGCACAGCATCAGGGGGTGTGGCAACGTTTGCGCGCAGATTTCAGCAGTGGCGCAGAGCGTAGTCAGTTTACGTTGAGTGATCGCAGTGAGTTGTGGTTAAACAATCATTCTGCTGTTGAGCTGGATTTCAACGATAAACATCGTCAGATCCGACTAACCCGAGGTGAGATGCATCTTGTCAGTGCCATTGACCCGCGTCCGCTGGAAATTGAGTTACCACAAGCGGTATTACAGGCCCAACATGGACAGTTTACGGTTCGGCGTGACGCAGAGCATAGTTTGCTGCAGGTGAACCAGGGGCAGGTTGCCATGCATCATAAATACACCGGGCAAAGTACACACATTCAGGCTGGTCAGGTGATGCGGCTGTTTGAACACAATGTGGAAGCGGTCGATGCCGGGCGGTTTGACTACGGTGCCTGGGTGAATGGTGTTCTTGCGGTTCGGGATATGCCGCTGTCGGAATTGCTCGGGGAATTGGCGCGTTACCGTAATGGTTATCTTCGTTGTGATCCGGCGTTAGCTGATTTCCTGGTGTCTGGCGTTTATCAGTTACGTGATACTGATCTGGTGCTGCAAACACTTGCTCGTTCGGCGGCGGCCGAAGTAACGTATCTGACTCCATGGTGGGTCAATATCACGCCACGACAAGTATCCTGA
- a CDS encoding biliverdin-producing heme oxygenase — protein MTSQKQSAEQQPSHEQQRLAEQPLSIWLKEGTTSTHESLDKRIMSLDPFTDLGRYSRFLRTQSRLHQAIAPWFHDENVQDWLPDLEQRDRSDDVIRDCQDFKISSDELSQDQSAASTIVIDNPYIALGWLYTVEGSNLGAAILLRLAKKDLGLSEEFGARHLAGHSSGRGLYWKQFKEALDALELSESQRLEALEGAKQAFSFARANVEQLLAPVTDTAAAI, from the coding sequence ATGACCAGCCAGAAACAATCTGCCGAACAGCAACCGTCACACGAACAGCAGCGGTTAGCTGAGCAACCCTTATCAATCTGGTTAAAGGAAGGCACGACCAGCACCCATGAGAGCCTGGATAAACGCATCATGTCTCTGGATCCCTTTACCGATCTCGGTCGATATTCCCGTTTTTTGCGCACCCAGTCGCGTTTACACCAGGCTATTGCTCCCTGGTTCCATGATGAAAATGTTCAGGATTGGTTGCCGGATCTTGAGCAACGCGACCGCTCTGATGATGTTATCCGCGACTGCCAGGACTTTAAAATATCCAGCGATGAACTGAGTCAGGACCAGTCAGCAGCCAGCACCATTGTTATCGACAACCCGTATATCGCGCTGGGCTGGCTATACACAGTCGAAGGCTCAAACCTGGGTGCCGCTATTCTGCTGCGACTGGCCAAAAAGGACCTGGGTTTATCTGAAGAATTTGGCGCCCGGCATTTAGCCGGACACAGCAGCGGTCGCGGCTTGTACTGGAAGCAATTTAAAGAAGCGCTGGACGCACTTGAGCTGTCCGAATCACAACGCCTTGAGGCGTTAGAGGGCGCCAAACAAGCATTCTCTTTTGCCCGCGCTAACGTTGAACAATTATTGGCTCCGGTTACTGACACCGCAGCCGCGATCTAA
- a CDS encoding energy transducer TonB, producing the protein MTPLAGLQHEASYKRHLGWISALAGAVFLHAALAFYFWWQPESSRTLAPAAAPQVFEISMVAAPVAPATELPIDQQQQQSSPPPQVRSQAKVQKTQEKQVKVEATQSEIVLPQDQEELETPEKAEETPEENQQPAQQQNNSGDASGEQFVEQSSAPLTMETREAEVASAPQQGALNEQQVQAEMSWQNRLQAHLERRKRYPRAARMRQQQGVPWVQFTMDRQGKVLEAKLYRASGYNALDREVVALVKRAEPLPPPPEAVPGDPLTMAVPVEFFIR; encoded by the coding sequence ATGACACCATTGGCCGGGCTTCAGCATGAGGCTTCATACAAACGACACCTGGGCTGGATCAGCGCCTTAGCGGGAGCCGTATTTCTCCATGCTGCGCTGGCCTTTTATTTCTGGTGGCAACCGGAATCGTCACGGACATTGGCACCTGCGGCTGCACCACAGGTGTTTGAAATCAGTATGGTGGCAGCCCCCGTTGCTCCAGCTACCGAACTACCGATAGACCAACAACAGCAACAGTCATCGCCGCCGCCACAAGTGCGCAGCCAGGCCAAGGTGCAGAAAACCCAGGAAAAGCAGGTAAAAGTCGAAGCAACCCAATCCGAAATTGTATTACCGCAGGATCAGGAAGAACTGGAAACACCGGAAAAGGCGGAAGAAACTCCGGAAGAAAATCAGCAACCAGCACAACAACAAAACAACAGTGGTGATGCCAGTGGAGAACAGTTTGTAGAACAAAGCAGCGCGCCACTGACCATGGAAACACGCGAAGCTGAAGTGGCATCTGCACCGCAACAAGGAGCCCTGAACGAGCAGCAGGTGCAAGCCGAAATGAGTTGGCAGAATCGCCTGCAAGCTCACCTCGAACGTCGTAAACGTTACCCTCGAGCGGCCCGAATGCGCCAACAACAAGGCGTACCCTGGGTTCAGTTCACGATGGATCGACAAGGAAAAGTGCTGGAGGCTAAGTTGTATCGTGCCAGCGGCTATAACGCCCTCGACCGGGAAGTTGTGGCGCTGGTGAAACGTGCCGAACCACTGCCACCACCGCCTGAAGCAGTCCCGGGAGATCCGTTAACCATGGCTGTTCCGGTTGAGTTTTTTATTCGTTAA